The Diospyros lotus cultivar Yz01 chromosome 11, ASM1463336v1, whole genome shotgun sequence region GTTATCATTCATACTTAGTAGAAAACATGATGCTGTTTTACTCATCTGTACATTGTAGATGTGTTGGCCTTGAGCAACTTTCTTGTCAAATAGAATAAACAAAACGCTTGAGTGATTTCTTATCATCCTAACAAATAATGTTTTCCTTCTTGAGTATGCTAATAACTTCCGACCAAAAATATTGTTTATACGGTACTGTTAGGTTTCAGGGTGTTAATAATTATAAACTCGTGGTCAATATGTTTGTCCTTGAATAGTCCTAAATTTCTAGTAGTCCTATCTTGGAGCTTATGTCTTGGGATTGAATAATGGAGTATGGTTTGGAAATGaccatttttatatattagaagATTAAATCTTTGGGTGACTCGGCGGATTTATGAGTACCACCACCTCTAGTGCACTTCTTTCAGATGAAAGTTAACTCCTAATGGCAGTCTCTCCATTGGCCAAAAAGTAGGTGTGTGACTAGCAAACATAGGTACTTGTGCATGTACATGGTCTGTTGGTTTTTGTCCTTGTTTTGTGAGTTTGTGTGGGTTTCAACATTCAACTTCTTATATTTGCTGCTGAATTACTTCAGGCTGTTGAACTTATTTTTTTGATGTTCTAAAAGATATAAAATCTTTAATTTGCTCTTCTTTGGTTGGATCTCAACTTCAAACAAAGTAACAAGTAGGATGTTTCTCTGGTTGAAAAAAGCTAACTTCATGATTATGATTGACTTGCAGAAAGCAATGTTCCTGTACAAGAAGACAAGGGAAGATGTCACGGCTGTACATGGAGATAAAGTAGCATTTCCTAATGTGGAGAAAATCACGTCTTCTCTGACATTATTGGTTCAGGAGGGAGTTGGTTCAGATAATGACAAAATAGGGAAGGTGGTACCATCTTCGGATCAACAAGAAGCAGAAGGTGTAGTTTCAGCTTTAAACAAAGTGAAAATAGAAGACTCTCCTGCAATCACCGGTGAGAAGATAGATATACCAGTTTTGGGTGACGGCCAGGAGGAACCACCAGACTCATCAATTGCGGCTCTAAATGAAGTGAAACTTCCAATGGATTCAGTGTCAAAGCAGGAGGGGACACTGGATTATGCTGTTGAAAACAACGCATCGTCCCCAAAAGCTGTAGAAAGCCAAAATGTCCATTCACCTATTAAGGTTGAAGATATGCACGGGGCAACTGCAGCTGAAGGTGCCACTGACAATGAGACACAGAAGCTGCATGAGGGTAAATGCGGTACCCTGGTTTTTCCTGATTTGTCTACTACTACTGGGTCATGTGAGGCAGTAATGATGCCGGAGTCGATTGAGTCTGGGTCAGTAAATTTAAGTCGGATACATCAATCTCCTGAAAGTACACATTGAGACAATTTATTTTCCATGAGTTTTTGAAATGCCTCTCTTATTTGAAATAATGCTTTCTATCATTTTATCTACTTGCATACTGCTTTATCTTAACTCATCAAATATAGTCTCCATCACCTTTCATGTGATTTCCTTTTCGAGATGGATGAGGTGGTGATTGGGGTTCCTGGGACAGGGCTATGTTCAGCCTTTTCCCTTCTTAGAAAACAATACGTGCAAGTCTCTGCTGACTATTTTGGCTGTGAGGTTTATACCACGAGTATTGCAGGTAACCTTTTCTTCTCGAACTTCGCAGTTTTTGAGCTATTGCTTGGTTACCAATTTTGAACTTGATGTGGCTTCTAAGAAGTTTGCATTTATGCATTTATCTTTTTGCAGGCTCTTTAGAAAATGTTGTTTTAGTTCATGTTGGAGGGGCTGGGAGATGTCCACAGTTAGGTATGCCCCTTTCATATTAATCAACTCAGGAAATTACAACAACATTCTCTATAAAAGCTATCAGTAACTCTTATACCAATATTATTAACTAAAACGTCAAATTGCAGCATTTTCaagatttattcttttaattgggAATGAATACATGAATTTTCCTTCACCAACCATGTCTCCTTTTTATGTTCCTATTTTTTACAATTCCTATTTATTTCACGTCATACCCAATAGCTTGTTACCAAGTTTTCTATGGTCTTCTGCTtacttatttaataaatttcttctatCTATTAGCACTTTCACAATGCTTCATTGATTTTTTGCATGTTTGAACTATTTTAAAACCCCCGTGTCGCTTGTCATGTTTTTGATAAGCACATTTCAAACTTTATTATAgctaatcttatttttaatttttttattttcttttttgcatgGCCTTACCTTATTTCTGCACATCCTAGTGTAACAGCCCAGTATTCTGCATGAATAACAGAGCAAGTGTTGCAgtcatttataaaatttacctaCTAGCTTTAAggggattttatttattatacacGAAATATTAGAAGTGTACTTTATTTTAACCTTGGAACATCCTGAATAATCTTTTGGTCTTTCTGGGTAATATCACACATCATCCATGttgtttttattgaatttaCCTTCCACATGATCGGTTCTAAACCCAGACCATCTGTTTTTAGTACCCTCCTGTGTAATATGAAGGCACCGATGTATTATGAGATGCCTTTATATTGAACAGAATACTACTCCGGTGAGTTTGGGTACCATATAATTTTCATACCAACATTCGTACGGTTTTCGAAGCATAATAATTCTGAAGTGTTTTTTCACATCTTTTATGCAAGTCTTTGTCTCTTTATCATGGAAGCGATGCTATTTTTAGATAATGTTCACAGGCCCACCTCTTCTTAATGTCCGGTCCAATCTTTTCTAAAAGGAATTCacaataattttatcattttttattatatatatatatatatacatatttgattttatgatgattacatgaaagaaaaaaaattcaaaaaaaaagaaaaattctaaacCTTGGCACATGTTTTTGCTGCAAGTAGGGGTGGATAAATGCTCAGTTCggttataaaattaattaaaatgtattaactGATTAAATCGAATTTGAGGAgtacaattaaattaaattgattgattaatgtaaaaaattaaattaatagataatttaaaaattcaaactaaaatTGTATAAATTGAATCGTgtggattaaattaaaaaatataaaaaattttgaagaaaagcAAGGATGAGCAAAAGTTTggttaaatcaaattaatcaaatcgaACCGATAAATTCGATCAATTTGGTTCGATTTGTTAAAAGGAGCTGTTTGATTCAATTTGGTTAtatcttttcttaaaaaatggttattcggttcggtttggttattttggtaaaaatagtcaaaaaattaaatcagatCGCGTAGAAATAAACCCCCTCGAGGCGACTTGAAATGTGCCCTCGACGCAACACCCCATGTCTGGTCTACTATCTTCTCTAGTTCTCTTCGTTCTTCTCTCTATCTGTCTTTCTCTTGTCATTTTGTTGTCCTCTTTAAGTTTTCATGGATCTGACTGGCGGCACTATCTCCTCATCTCTTCGtcccttctctcttcctctACTATTTCTCACCGTCGCCGATGGCGAAAACAAAGACGAAGGCTCTTCGAGAATTCGTAGATCAGGCATTGGCCGGTGGCCAGTATCTTTATGGAGGCTACCAAGTTTATAACATGGCTACCCCGGCCAAGCTAAAGGCTAAATACACATTTTAGTATTGGGATTtgtaagtttttttatttagatatttaaatattttattatattaattatatttttaaactatataattttaatttaattacactttaaaacttttcatttgattcaattatattcttaaattatgaaaaattatttatctagttgtataattaatttgaaattgtataatttagagatataattaaaataataaaatatttaaataaaaaaaggtatAAATAAAGAGGTTAAAATATAGATTTGGTAAAGCTAAAGGATGATTCTTAATTGATGAATGGTGAGCAACGAGTAACAACCCCATCATCTAAACCCACCCGGGGGGTCCCTTGTGATTTGACCTGGGCTTTGGTGGAAGGGATAAAAGGGttaataaaatgattatttatttatttatttattttattattttgggtaTTAAGTTAGATTTAATGTCTTTTGtgttaatcatttttttataactcTGACTCATCGGTgacgttttttattttttatttttactcaattCCGTTAAatcttctgtaattttaattttaaatgcatttgtaaaatctttttgaatttttaataaaatatttaacttattttttgctatttgaatataaaaaagattaaagtGATTTTTGGCGACGATGGGCGTTTGGTGAATGGTGatgaatgatgatgatgataatggaTTTAGGCCCACCATGAATGGATAAGAAGCGAGGCTTCCTTGGCTCTTGCTTTCTACTTTCTAAATTAGTTCAAGTATTTTTGTGGCTTCAGTTGAATTCAAgtgttttattaaataataataataataataataataataataattgaaacttattattataatttgaatgatttatataaatatttttatataattaaacctcattattattttatctgaATTCCAAAGAGAATCGTAATGGCTATAAggttataataataaataggaTAAATTATAATAACTAGTCCTAACATTTACCTTAACtattaaatactatttatgttttaaaaataatattaaaaattatgactAATGATATATCGTATTCTCATTAGATCAGGTGTGTATAAactatttgtttttaaataaattatatttatatttatattgatatttatatttacaaaatttaattctaaaccaaaaatatatatttgattgatgcattcaaaaatattgaaaataagtttataacttacaaaaaatataaacttatttataaaaatattttgtaaatgttTTTCTATAAACCATGTTTGCATATAtaagtattatatatttatgaaatattgtatccatatatatatatttaaattaaaaaaataagaacaaagcTCATCGGGAGTTCAACCCCCACCTATCTGTTACAATAACACTTTATGGATGGCTATAGTGGTAAAAATAGATAGTGGACATGTCTAAGATCTCGGatttaaagttttttaaaattattatatgaaaattatatCATGATTTACCTACCTAAGGTGTGGGTTAAGATGAAGTCCATCTCTCCTAAAAACTAGTTGAGCAAAACTTAAGATaccctaatttaatcaaaactATTTGTTACCCCAAATTAATCAAAACTATTTGTTACTACtggaacaaaattaaaaaaaaaaaatagaagataagggtattttggttattgtaaaaaaattaattgatattaattaatgataaaaatatttaatgcaataaaatatataaatttgaggGAGATTATCGTAATTGTCCTTGGAACTGTCCAAACGTAACAACTTAGGgtaattctatttgcaaccatatAATTTGCTCTTTGTAACCATtctaactaaaatatttaattttactatttgCAGCCACACTTATTCCTTTTTGCAACCATTTACATGCCAAATATACCCTCCACACACTCAACCCTCAAAAACTACACCCACGCGCATCAAACCctattcttctcctcctccttctcctctccttcttcttcttcttctgtgacAGTGCCACCAACTTAGCCTCGCCCACTTTGTTTGCCTCATCCAGCCTGTTGGAGTCCCCCAAATTGCATAAATAGGTAAACATTTTGAtttatattgtttattgttCATTTTGATTTGGCAGAGTTGGGCGTTTGAGGGATGGGTTCCCCCGAACTGGGTTTGTCGGGGGAAAATTTTTCCCCCGAACTGGGTTGTTCGGGAGAAAATTTCCCCCAAACAACGCTGTTCGGGAGAAATCTTTTCTCCCGAACATCGTTGTTCGGGGGGAAAAATCCCCATGTTCGGGGAAAAAATTTCCCCCGAACAGCGATGTTCCCGAACAACAGGGTTCGGGGGAGCCCCAACCCCCGAAACTCGTtgtttggggaaaaatttttcCCCCGAAGAACGATGTTCGGGGGGGGTGCGAGTTCCCCCGAACCTATTGTTTGAGTAACCCCAACCCCTGAAActtgcttaattaatttttttaattaattttgtgttttagaaaaatattaataatttgtgtgtTATATTGTATAGATATGGTACGCGgcagaagaaataaagaagaacgagctctttcttcttcctctcgacAGCGTCCCACTGCAtcgaggagaaggagaagagtagAGGGTACTAGTGAGCCACTAGATGTATCAGAAGCAATAGATCCATCTCTTTCAGAGCCACATGCCTCACCATCTGTTGCCATTGCTACTGAGGCTAGTCAGCAAAAGCAACCATCCGATCACGATGATATTTCTGTTGGACCATTACCTGGAGGCCCCGAGGATCCATCCATTCTGAAAAGctttaaaaatcatgttgcGTTTGCAATATAGTCAGGAGAggtaagttatattatttttttgttacaccaatgttattattataattgaaataattaagtgattttttattttaacaagaAAGAGGTGTATTAAAATGTAGAAGTCATGGATTAAAAATTCTCAAATGGCCATTAAATAATCAACGTGTTCGTGATATCGTTATGGCCTCTAGTTTATCACATTTGATAGATTGCACGTATCGTTTTATAATCCTACGATTGTGTCAGCATTTACAGAAAGATGGCAGCCAAAGACGaatacatttcatttaccaTTTGGAGAGCTGAGTATAACATTATATGATGTGTCATCTATTTTGAAGATTCCAGTCACTGGAAGGCCCGTATCTATCCCTTATCATTTGAGTGGTAACGAAGCTCGTGATTTATTATCTAGTTTACTTGGGATTTCAATAGATATAGCAGCCCAACAGATAGCAGAAAATAGAGGACCATTTGTAAAGTTAGATTGGTTAAGAAAAACATTCATGCATGTACCAGATTCAGCTTCCAACGAAGAAATCCAACATGTCAATAGAGCAtatctgttatttttattaggctGTAGCTTATTTGTAGGTAAGAGCAGTACATTAATTCCAGTGGCCTATTTGACATTGTTGGATGATTTGAGTATGATTGGTAGTTATGCATGGGGAGCTGCATGCCTAGCATATTTATATAGACAGCTTGGCATTGCGAGTAGACGAGAGGTGAAGAGCATCAGTGGATATCTTACTTTACTtaaggtaattattttaatttcataactctatattatgtatgtacatatatttaacatatattaataattatttatatgaaatttatagGCATGGGTATATGAACATTTTCAATTTagtagaaataaatacaatttgttATATAGTGATGAACAACCACGGGCTCTTCGTTAGTTACCTGTTCGTGATAATGATACTTTACAATCTGTGAGGGAGCAGATTGATGATTTATCACCAGACgaggtattttattttcgtgttatgattttataaattaattaatatattttaaaattaatgtttacattaaaaaaacaaTTGCAGGTAATTTGGATGCCGTATTGGAGGGCTCGTGCACATCACCCATTACCAGAGATTACATTTTTCTCGGGTTGTTTGAAATGTGGAAGTATTATCGAACCATACCATCCTGAGAGGGTATTACGACAGTTTGGGTATGTACAAACTATTCCTCCACCTCCATTATCACCTATTGAAGCTAAGCGGGGTGCAGGTACGGCATCATATCGAGTAATTTATGCATTTATTGACGATAGTTGGAATCggtgggatattcatttattaccACCACATCGACGCGGTAGACCTTGTGAATTTCCGTGGCACTTTACATATGAATACTTACCGTGGTATGGATCTATTACTCATGCTAGAGCTGGCAATTTTGGACACGACCCGattacacgacacgacacgacacggagttaagcgggttagggttGGGGTTAATCGAGTTCGTGTCAtaaacgggtcaacccgtttatgacacgattattttcgtgtcttaggcgggtcaacccgtctaacccgtttagacacgaaatgacacgtttaattaaacgtgttaacgggttgacccgaacacgttaacacgattatatacgaaatggcacgtttaattaaaagggttagtgggttgatctaacacgttaacacgattatacacgaaataacacgtttaaaattaaataacatgtttaacaggtgacacaacacgacccatttaaattaaacgggttaaacaggttaacaggtgacacgacacgacacgacacgtttagttaaacgggttaaacgggtcgtgtcgtgttacacgtttaataaacgtgtcgtgttcgggtttaaggaatttgacacgattattaaacgggtcgtgttcgggttagcttgacacgtgttatacgtgtgtctcgacacgacacgattacgacCCGCCAACACGAATTGCCACCCCTAACTCATGCATTGATACAAAATCCTGAACGTAGATCAGGGTTCGATAGAGGTGGCCAAGATCTACTTAGTCTTGCTGAAGCAGTAAGATTTTAAGTTTatgtttaagttattattgaatatagtttatttaaatcaaaaacattgatatttttttttccagcgtAATGATGTTGCATTACGGGCTCTCAACTTACCATGTCAAGTGTTGAACCCGTATCCTCAGATGCATGGAGAGAGACGTGTATCCACGTAAACCGTATTCTATCATCTTCTACAAGCTTCAATCCATCGCCCCCGTGTGATGCTGCCGGACCCTCCACATCTCGTACTTCTCAACCCCCCAATCAAGATGAGCAAGACTAATTCAAGCATGATGAGTACGTCTAATTCAAGCACTAGTAGGATGGAACattgaatcaattaattatttttattagtactTTTATTGGCTGTATTTCTAAAATAGATCAAGTTATTTAAgtgatttgtaataatattttattgttagttttaatttaatgtcatttatttaatttttctttctcttttatatttaactaaacaaattaaattttaagcggttgaagataaaaaaacaaaagaaaatatgaattttgatgtaacttttaaaaaaatttaagaaaactcaaattaaaacaactaaaaaaaattataaatataaatgttgatttaacttttaaaattactaaaattaaaggaactaaacaaattaaaagtaaagaaatataaatttaatataatgtatcttaagaaatataaatttaatatacttaAAAATGCTGGCAGAGAGGTATCGACGTGCAGCCTTCGGGAATCACTCAAATTCCAGAATCTCTCGCTTCGGTGATTGGGGATGGccctgaatctttaacttcgaGATTTTCAAATACTTTTGAATTTATGAGTTCGGTGATTGAGAATTTTCCCGAACCCTCGAGTTCGGAATTTACAAATCCTCCCGAATCTCTAGATTCAGTGATTGAGGATGACCCCGAACTTAGAGGTTCGGGAATGCTGCGGGTTCCCGAATCACAGGATTCGGATATATCGACTCCCCCCGAATATTGAAGTTCggagagttttaatttaatttttgttaaaattaagcaatggaaaagaaattaaaacaaaatgaatataaattttgatgtaatttcaaaaaaattaaataaactaaattaaagcaactgaaaaaaaaaaataactaaacaaatattaattttgatataactttaaaaaaaacttaacaaattaaaatattaaaattaaagaaatataaataaaatattaaaaacctAAATTTAAGCAACTGAAACATATCAATTGTACTTGCATACAaatcacattttataaaaacatGACATATTTAATACACAATAACAACTATAActaatacaattataattttataaaaataaaacttgataAACAAATTACCACATAATTTTCTTATCCATCACTTAAATCAATAacattacattcatatttttgtcaaccatcacttaaatcaataatatctttAGTTGCCATATTTTTgtcaatcatagacaaaaatgcTTCAATTCTAGCTATATATGGTGTTTCCCATTCTCGTGCACTATCAGCTCGATATCTATGCCACTTGAGAGTACAACAGGAGGTATTGGCGAATTTGGTTTAAGAAACacctgaaaaataataatatgtattattaataacaatttaataactatataataatccaaatacacaacataataacaaataagaatacctaaacaaaatgacaatcattcACAAAACCAATACTAATAATTCTGTGTTGTAGTGATGGAGAAGGTACTGATCTCAGCGGAAGATAGGTAAGACATTGAAGTTTAGACAAATGGATCAAGACCACATTATACTTTGAGGCGATCAAATGTCCCATGTCAGGTAATGTCATCCAGTGCTGGGGAGGTGCAACAGACTCAAAGCAAGAGAGTGCATGCATTAACTCATCTACACGCATATTAAATCCATATAATTGTGAATACTCAGCACGAAAAACATGTAACTCTTCAATCAGGTTAAGACGAATATCTCCCTAATTTTGCTCACTCATGCCGAGTAATGCCGCAATGGCACGAAACCCACAATGTTCATCACAATCTACATTCACAATATTGTGTATGAAATATTGTACGTTTGGTGGAAAAGAATCATCATAACCTCGCAATCTATATTTCACATTCACACGAGATTTTGAATGCTTACATTCCTTCCCTATCTTACTTGAACTCTGTATTACTGGGGTTGTATTATCATGAGAAGACTgtactatttcaaaataagatggATCACGCTTGGTAGAACTATCaaagtgatattttttctttgagGATGGCTTACCTTTTGTTTTAACTTTAACACTTGGCGCCATCAATGAAGTTGTAGCAGGATCAACTAATTCTctcaacttttgtttcaataccAATTTACCTGCCTCTGTTTCTAATTGAAACTTCTTATATATGGTATCTATCTCTGGCTCAATCATCAGTAGAGATGAGATATCTTCATCACAAGTAGTCTGCATCAAATGTAACTTTCTCCAATGAGAATGCACAACTGATAAGGGAATTGGTCGTCCTTAAATGATGAACTCTGCAATTTCATGTACACAAGGCAAACCATGTGTACTTCTTATCACACATCCACATGAAATCTTATCCACCCCAATTTTCTAAGCTATCTATGTTTCCTTTAACACCATATTCATTGCATTTCTAGAGATAATACCTCGTAATTCTCTGAAAATTTCTGGTTTGAAATTATGTTGCACCAATGTTAAGCTCTTCTCAAACGATCCTTTGATCTCAGTATGCTATAACTCAATAAGAGAGTTGATGATTGTCCATGATGACTCAAAATCACCTTGAGATGATCCAAGATGTCTTTTCAGCTTCGCATGCGCACTCTCAGCCCTTGAACAAAATCATATTGATATATCAGATATCATAATTTTTgagtatattataatataaataataagtaaaGATATATAAGATCTGAGTTTTATAAATAGTACCTGTTAGTAGTAACATTCCCAAAATGCATTATCTTATTTGTCCACGCTACAACAAACTTTTCCTTATAATTATTCAACCATGcatttctcacataatcaagtgCATTGTCATATATATGATACTCAACTGTTAAGTCATGAAGCCGACGTTCATattcattttcagttgaggCAAACATAACAAGCTGCCAACCTAATATAAACTTCTCCCATGTCTCTTTTCTATCGAAGAACTTCTTACAATTAGCGAgtacattttttgatatatgccacCTGCACAATAAAGTGGTAGCATTTGGAAACACTTTATGTATTGCATTTATCAATGCTAATTCTCTGTCCGTAACAACTACTCTCGGAAATATATTAGATCCCATCAAACTCTGTAATCTTTCCATTGCCCATGTATAGTTATCCTCGTATTCATGATCCATGAATGCAAATGCAACAGGAAAAGTTAATTCAGTGGATGTTACACCAACAATCTGAAGCATTGGATATCTGTACctattagttttgtatgtacaatCCATTATTAAAACATGGGGGAATACCTTTAATAACTCTATAGCCATCGGATGAGCCCAAAATAAATCTGTAATACAATCTGTTGATCTCTCACATCTATGCCATtccacataattacattctcctaatttcttcatcaactgTTGCATTTGTGATCGACCACCTTTCTCTATAAGTCTATATCTTTGAcgtgcattatatatagttttgatagtagTTACGTTTCTATGGTCCTGTGCCTTTATAgccatcaaaatatttctaggcTTCACAAGATTATTAGACAttgtattcaatatttttttctcttcttctgtaAGCCGCCCTGCAtatgaatgaccctcaagttgagTTGATGGTgcatgattgtgaaatccaCATGTAATCTTCAACTTCCATTTTTCGTCTAAAACTTTGAGGCCAACTAATTGAAATGGACAATCACATTTCTTTGAACCCATACACTTACGTTTTAATTCTTCCCCtgattcttctctcttttttgatGGTCTATATTTTCCACCTCTTTCGCAAGCAAAACGAACTCTAAATGGCCTTCCGGGACCTCTATATTCAGAACCCTTTATCACGAtaacaattccattttcttttccaacttgTCTAACCCATCCAATAAGTTCTTCTTTATTGCTAAACAActgataaaaaaatagaattcaaatattgttcaaataataatgaaataaaaatttaataaaaatatatgataccTCATTGGTAGTAAATGGTTCAATAGCATCAAATGactgttgaaatgaaaaaaaaagtatgtaaatagaaaacataaataatttagaaaCATTGTTCACATAATAACTAAATGAAAGTTTAATAATGTATAATACCTGATTGTTGGTAAACGGTTCAACAGCTGACTGAtgaaatatgaacaaaaaataaaaattatgtaaataaaaaatataaataatttaaagtaatgAAATATCCGAATCATTAGATTCGGGGTTACTTGACTCCCCCGAACCGAAGGATTCGGGACATCATCGAGTTCCCGAATCCTTCGGTTCGGGTACTCAAAGAGTCCCCGAATGAAAGGATTCGGGGCACACTGATTCCCCCTGAGGATTTGGGGTATCTTTCAGAGTTTCCCAACTCTtgcttataaataaatttagaaatacaataaattttcaaataccttatgtatttcatcatcttctttctcgcCAGAACATGAATAGTTATTATCTTCTTTGTAAAACTCCGTAAACATTTGTTTATGATAATCTTCCATGCATAACTTGCCTATCACGAGCTGAACTGTGCTTAGCAATCTTTCGTGTTGAGTGAGTAATAGTTGTTCTGTAATGCTTGTTGTATGTTGAATAACAATGACTGCGCGGCGTGGGTGAGTAGAAGTGTTTAGATATGATGATATAGTGAATAAAGTGGCTGTAGCAACGATGGGTGAGAAATTACGTAC contains the following coding sequences:
- the LOC127812600 gene encoding uncharacterized protein LOC127812600 — its product is MDEVVIGVPGTGLCSAFSLLRKQYVQVSADYFGCEVYTTSIAGSLENVVLVHVGGAGRCPQLDMVRGRRNKEERALSSSSRQRPTASRRRRRVEGTSEPLDVSEAIDPSLSEPHASPSVAIATEASQQKQPSDHDDISVGPLPGGPEDPSILKSFKNHVAFAI